One Triticum dicoccoides isolate Atlit2015 ecotype Zavitan chromosome 5B, WEW_v2.0, whole genome shotgun sequence genomic window carries:
- the LOC119312114 gene encoding protein IQ-DOMAIN 1-like encodes MRWLKSLVGLRKVERQQQQQRRKEDGDAGRTKRDAVDQFHFQDQHSQDHASLVGPEEFPDGNVPSEDECGTPSCSGPGFSTLSVPLPQTEEELKEIWAATIIQTAYRALLARRARRALKGLVRLQALVRGHIVRKQAAITLRCMQALVRVQARVRARRVRVALESQMDDQQNNEEEQTDEAHVREIEDGWCDSIGSVEDIQAKLLKRQEAAAKRERAMAYALSHQWQAGSRQQAAITASELDRNSWSWNWLERWMAVRPWESRFLGMYAADGIAIDTGAQHAEGNATKAPYRKPVKKQVSAPHSNVLIQKARPSNSEGGGSSLNPSAGSASAKPKRKLPPKEGSDEVSSRLSGLGARSSSNPKERPGQLQPRANKRFSLPGTGPEAGKRQVNKPAVNRSPKAAEDSPALEGKHRRAGSVDLLLKRVELQA; translated from the exons ATGAGGTGGCTCAAGTCGTTGGTTGGGCTGAGGAAGGtggagaggcagcagcagcagcagcgccgcaAGGAGGATGGCGACGCCGGCCGAACA AAAAGGGATGCCGTCGATCAGTTCCACTTCCAGGACCAGCACTCCCAGGATCACGCTAGCCTTGTCGGACCAGAAGAGTTCCCTGATGGAAATGTTCCATCAGAAGACGAGTGCGGCACACCTTCATGCTCAGGGCCTGGTTTCAGTACGCTTAGTGTGCCACTGCCTCAAACAGAAGAGGAGCTCAAAGAGATCTGGGCTGCCACAATTATTCAGACTGCATATAGAGCCCTCCTG GCTAGGAGAGCCCGTCGAGCTTTAAAAGGACTGGTTAGGCTTCAGGCCCTTGTAAGGGGTCATATAGTGAGAAAACAAGCTGCTATAACACTCCGGTGTATGCAAGCTTTGGTCAGGGTACAAGCCCGTGTTAGAGCAAGGCGAGTTCGCGTGGCCTTGGAAAGTCAGATGGATGACCAACAAAATAATGAAGAAGAGCAAACAGACGAGGCACATGTTCGAGAAATTGAG GACGGGTGGTGCGATAGTATAGGGTCTGTGGAAGACATCCAAGCAAAACTGTTGAAGAGGCAGGAAGCAGCAGCCAAGCGTGAGCGAGCCATGGCCTATGCCCTTTCTCACCAG TGGCAAGCAGGTTCAAGGCAACAGGCGGCCATTACAGCTTCTGAACTAGACAGGAACAGCTGGAGCTGGAATTGGCTGGAGAGATGGATGGCCGTCCGCCCGTGGGAGAGTCGGTTCCTGGGCATGTACGCAGCAGATGGAATTGCCATTGATACCGGAGCGCAGCACGCTGAGGGAAATGCAACCAAGGCCCCATACAGGAAACCTGTGAAAAAGCAGGTTTCAGCTCCTCATTCAAATGTGTTGATCCAGAAGGCCCGCCCCTCGAACTCAGAGGGTGGTGGCTCCTCGTTGAACCCGTCTGCCGGTTCGGCGTCAGCTAAACCGAAACGGAAGCTGCCACCGAAGGAAGGTTCTGATGAAGTCTCGTCTCGTCTTTCGGGACTTGGTGCCCGGAGCAGTAGTAATCCTAAGGAGAGGCCTGGGCAGTTACAACCTCGGGCCAACAAGAGGTTCTCCTTGCCTGGCACTG GCCCAGAAGCTGGCAAACGGCAAGTGAATAAACCCGCGGTGAACCGATCGCCCAAGGCTGCCGAAGACTCCCCAGCGCTGGAAGGGAAGCATCGCCGTGCCGGTTCCGTTGATCTGCTGCTCAAGAGAGTTGAGCTGCAGGCCTGA
- the LOC119312115 gene encoding uncharacterized protein LOC119312115 — protein sequence MAATTTATSRRAPAVLVLVLLLLPAAASARGDGNGVYEPCADATVSRGDGFTFGVAFAGRDAFFSGGVQLSPCDSRLNLANAGPLLALFRPTVDEISLLTVNASDPKALTSAGGYMVAFAGRKFAARSPPVFVGNSSYTVTGFTLVFEFHKGTLQNLFWKADGCSSCSGNPNFGCVENSCAIKTSSCRGNGGGQVDCSPGIQLAFSGTDKHEAVLNSWYEVSKLKQYSLFGLFSNLKDSLAGQFSNFF from the exons ATGGCGGCAACGACGACGGCGACGTCGAGGCGGGCGCCggccgtcctcgtcctcgtcctcctcctcctccccgcggcGGCGTCCGCCAGGGGCGACGGCAACGGCGTGTACGAGCCGTGCGCGGACGCGACGGTGAGCCGCGGCGACGGGTTCACCTTCGGGGTGGCCTTCGCGGGGCGCGACGCCTTCTTCTCCGGCGGCGTGCAGCTCTCCCCCTGCGACAGCCGCCTCAACCTGGCGAACGCCGGCCCGCTGCTCGCGCTCTTCCGCCCCACCGTCGACGAGATTTCGCTCCTCACCGTCAACGCCTCCGACCCCAAAGCCCTG ACATCTGCTGGTGGGTACATGGTGGCCTTTGCCGGGAGGAAGTTCGCGGCAAGGTCGCCGCCCGTGTTCGTCGGCAACAGCTCGTACACAGTCACCGGCTTCACCCTG GTGTTCGAGTTCCACAAGGGCACGCTGCAGAACCTCTTCTGGAAGGCGGACGGCTGCTCGTCGTGCTCCGGGAACCCTAACTTCGGGTGCGTCGAGAACAGCTGCGCGATCAAGACGTCGAGCTGCAGGGGCAACGGCGGCGGGCAGGTGGACTGCAGCCCCGGGATCCAGCTCGCCTTCTCCGGCACCGACAAGCACGAGGCGGTGCTCAACTCGTGGTACGAGGTGTCCAAGCTGAAGCAGTACTCCCTCTTCGGCCTCTTCTCCAACCTCAAGGACTCGCTGGCGGGCCAGTTCAGCAACTTCTTCTAG